Proteins encoded together in one Desulfosporosinus meridiei DSM 13257 window:
- a CDS encoding alpha/beta-type small acid-soluble spore protein, protein MSRNTPEVPESESQLDQLKWEVAEELNLDDDIEEKGFANMTTREVGQIGGNMVKKMITFAEKEMAEQGADVID, encoded by the coding sequence ATGAGTCGAAACACACCTGAAGTTCCAGAATCCGAAAGCCAGTTGGATCAGCTTAAGTGGGAAGTAGCTGAAGAACTAAATTTAGATGACGATATAGAAGAAAAAGGGTTTGCCAATATGACCACTCGAGAAGTAGGTCAAATCGGGGGAAATATGGTTAAAAAAATGATTACCTTTGCAGAAAAAGAAATGGCCGAAC
- the hypA gene encoding hydrogenase maturation nickel metallochaperone HypA, translating into MHEMSLMGGVFEVIEQTISQHNVKKVIQVKLKVGELTNAEPDALQMAFEAYSKDTIAEGAELIIERVRVIARCSNCQKEFSVKSMFFLCPNCENSNIKIICGEELLLESLEVE; encoded by the coding sequence ATGCATGAAATGTCTTTAATGGGGGGAGTATTTGAAGTCATCGAACAAACTATCTCCCAGCATAACGTAAAAAAGGTGATTCAAGTTAAACTAAAGGTCGGGGAACTCACTAATGCAGAACCTGATGCCCTTCAAATGGCCTTCGAGGCTTATTCTAAGGATACTATAGCTGAAGGTGCAGAGTTGATTATAGAGCGTGTACGCGTAATTGCTCGGTGCTCAAATTGTCAGAAGGAATTTTCAGTAAAGAGTATGTTTTTTCTGTGCCCCAATTGTGAAAACTCAAATATCAAAATAATTTGTGGTGAAGAATTATTATTAGAAAGCCTGGAGGTGGAATAA
- the hypB gene encoding hydrogenase nickel incorporation protein HypB, whose protein sequence is MELGRREIEVMANLLNSNDTQAEKNRAHFRKNNCLAINMIGSPGAGKTSLLEKSLPLLTRNLCVGVIEGDIFTSKDADRIAIYEVPVIQINTGGGCHLDSKMVNKVLPDFDWTAMDLMIIENVGNLVCPADFDLGEQFKVIVLSIVEGDDKPSKYPVIFRNAKAVILNKMDLEKLTDVNMESMKRDILAINPEIRIFEVSCRNGDGLNDWINWLSQQVNDYQEHKN, encoded by the coding sequence ATGGAATTAGGCCGTCGTGAAATTGAGGTAATGGCTAATCTACTTAACTCAAATGATACACAGGCAGAGAAAAATCGTGCGCATTTCAGAAAGAATAATTGTTTAGCAATTAATATGATTGGCTCACCGGGAGCAGGAAAGACTTCACTGTTAGAAAAGTCGTTACCCCTCTTAACGAGAAATTTGTGTGTCGGTGTAATAGAGGGGGATATATTTACTAGTAAAGATGCAGATCGCATAGCTATTTACGAGGTACCTGTGATACAGATCAATACCGGCGGAGGCTGTCATCTTGATAGTAAAATGGTCAACAAAGTTTTACCTGACTTTGATTGGACTGCTATGGATCTGATGATCATCGAAAATGTCGGAAACCTAGTTTGTCCGGCAGATTTTGATTTAGGGGAACAATTTAAGGTCATAGTTCTTAGCATTGTTGAAGGGGATGATAAGCCCTCAAAATACCCCGTTATTTTTCGCAATGCTAAGGCTGTTATTCTAAACAAAATGGATCTTGAAAAGCTTACAGATGTTAATATGGAATCAATGAAACGGGATATTCTAGCCATAAATCCAGAGATAAGAATTTTTGAAGTATCTTGTCGTAACGGAGACGGCTTAAATGATTGGATAAACTGGCTAAGTCAACAAGTTAATGATTATCAGGAACATAAGAATTAG
- a CDS encoding HyaD/HybD family hydrogenase maturation endopeptidase, with the protein MQSPKIMVMGVGNILLSDEGLGVRFLDVFAKDKLPDNVELLEGGTAGLELVHLILDVDFLIIIDAFNANAEPGALFRFHPGDLQVIPEQYEVSFHQIGIVEVLTLANVLGHAPQTLIFGIQPKSLEWGLEISADIEALFPRLKELVLKEIDSIRYEGKFTAT; encoded by the coding sequence ATGCAATCGCCAAAAATTATGGTGATGGGGGTAGGAAATATCCTCTTGTCTGACGAGGGATTAGGAGTTCGGTTTTTAGACGTATTTGCAAAAGATAAGCTCCCCGACAATGTAGAACTGCTTGAGGGGGGCACGGCGGGACTTGAACTTGTTCATCTAATTCTGGATGTAGACTTTCTCATTATCATAGATGCGTTTAATGCTAATGCTGAACCTGGAGCATTGTTCCGCTTTCATCCCGGTGATCTCCAAGTAATCCCAGAGCAATATGAAGTATCCTTTCATCAAATTGGGATTGTCGAAGTACTGACTCTGGCTAATGTATTAGGGCATGCCCCACAAACCTTAATTTTCGGTATCCAACCAAAAAGTTTGGAGTGGGGGTTAGAAATAAGTGCCGATATTGAAGCACTATTTCCTCGCTTGAAAGAATTAGTTCTTAAAGAGATAGACTCTATTCGTTACGAAGGAAAATTCACTGCAACTTAA
- the cybH gene encoding Ni/Fe-hydrogenase, b-type cytochrome subunit: protein MSSQLDLDHPLFQRVSHWINLINFFILTITGWFIHSPYPGMPMNLMRNLHFIFMYLLIINGIVRFYYSFFGKNKDYDTFLINSQDIKTFWPQIKYYLFIGKHPETGKYNPLQKTAYIALPIMAVVQAVTGFILYKPVELANAAGYFGGLAAVRGIHYLFMWLFMAVIAVHLYLVFTSAYEQFLFMFFGKKRKEKSA, encoded by the coding sequence ATGTCTAGCCAATTAGACTTAGACCACCCATTGTTTCAACGCGTTAGCCACTGGATCAATTTAATCAATTTCTTTATATTAACTATTACAGGTTGGTTCATTCATTCCCCTTACCCAGGGATGCCTATGAACCTCATGCGGAATTTACACTTCATTTTTATGTATCTATTAATTATTAACGGAATTGTCCGTTTCTATTACTCCTTTTTTGGCAAAAATAAAGACTATGATACATTTCTGATCAACTCACAGGACATTAAAACATTTTGGCCACAAATAAAGTACTATTTATTTATTGGCAAACACCCTGAAACCGGAAAATATAACCCTCTCCAAAAAACGGCCTATATTGCCTTGCCTATCATGGCTGTGGTTCAAGCGGTTACAGGGTTTATCCTTTACAAGCCTGTGGAATTAGCTAATGCAGCAGGATATTTTGGAGGTTTAGCAGCCGTTCGCGGAATCCATTACCTCTTCATGTGGTTATTTATGGCTGTAATCGCTGTTCATCTTTATCTAGTTTTCACATCCGCCTATGAGCAATTTCTGTTTATGTTTTTTGGTAAGAAACGAAAGGAGAAAAGCGCATAG
- a CDS encoding nickel-dependent hydrogenase large subunit — translation MAKVVIDPLTRIEGHLRVEVEVENGKVVDAHIIGTMYRGIEAMLRGRDPRDATFVTERVCGVCAGSHGWASSLALDKAYGANVPAGGRLIRNLIIGAMYLHDHPLHFYHLSALDYLDVMAVAQYQGKDPGLLAVKDKIVKLVTAGDTAPLTPRYKPDDFSVNDPELVTTAVAHYLKALEMQAKAKKMSALFAGKQPHQSSIVVGGVTMLPSIQVVEQFRSMLYEQLDFIEKTYLQDVLTFGTGPLLPLAQAGVGGGSPNYLSYGGFARDDAGKDMFFKAGVIMDGNLSKIIPVDESKITEDVQYSWYKASAMGKTPYTEDTIPDLDKKGAYTFVKAPRYDGKPIEVGPLARMLVMQPKGLMDIIAKYGIKPGAVARHAARAYETLLMAKDMFNWLDALEKEMGSKNFRIHDTDHWEAPATGQGAGMTEVPRGSLGHFIKVGDHKIENYQMVVPTTWNFSPRDDKGVRGPVEEALIGVPVPDLENPVNIVRVVRSYDPCLACAIHLIHPETNNIKKFQIGW, via the coding sequence ATGGCGAAAGTAGTAATCGATCCTTTAACACGTATTGAAGGACATTTAAGAGTTGAAGTTGAGGTTGAAAATGGAAAAGTTGTTGACGCTCATATCATAGGAACAATGTACCGTGGAATTGAGGCAATGCTCCGTGGCCGTGACCCCCGTGATGCCACCTTTGTTACCGAGCGTGTATGTGGCGTTTGTGCAGGTTCCCATGGTTGGGCATCTTCACTGGCCTTAGACAAAGCTTACGGGGCAAATGTCCCCGCCGGAGGTCGGCTTATCCGAAATCTAATTATTGGAGCCATGTACCTCCATGACCATCCTCTGCATTTCTACCATCTAAGTGCCCTGGACTACTTAGATGTCATGGCAGTCGCTCAATACCAGGGTAAAGATCCAGGTCTTCTGGCAGTGAAAGATAAAATTGTCAAACTTGTGACTGCCGGAGATACAGCCCCCCTTACTCCACGCTATAAACCAGATGATTTTAGCGTTAATGATCCAGAGTTAGTGACCACGGCTGTTGCCCACTACCTTAAAGCCCTTGAGATGCAAGCAAAGGCTAAGAAGATGTCGGCACTGTTTGCTGGAAAACAACCCCATCAATCCTCTATTGTCGTCGGTGGGGTAACAATGCTTCCAAGTATTCAAGTGGTAGAGCAATTCCGCTCCATGCTTTATGAGCAGCTCGATTTTATTGAAAAAACCTATTTACAAGACGTATTAACATTTGGTACCGGCCCACTTCTGCCCTTAGCTCAGGCAGGTGTCGGAGGAGGAAGTCCAAACTATCTGTCTTATGGCGGATTTGCCCGTGACGATGCCGGTAAAGATATGTTCTTCAAAGCCGGAGTCATTATGGATGGTAATTTAAGCAAAATCATTCCTGTAGATGAGTCTAAAATTACAGAAGACGTTCAGTATTCTTGGTATAAGGCAAGCGCTATGGGTAAAACACCCTACACAGAGGATACAATTCCGGATCTTGATAAAAAAGGAGCTTATACCTTTGTTAAAGCGCCCCGCTATGATGGTAAACCTATTGAGGTTGGCCCTCTCGCTCGTATGCTTGTAATGCAGCCTAAAGGTCTTATGGATATTATCGCTAAGTATGGTATAAAGCCCGGTGCTGTCGCACGTCATGCTGCCCGAGCCTATGAAACTCTCCTGATGGCTAAAGATATGTTCAATTGGTTAGATGCCTTAGAGAAGGAAATGGGATCTAAAAATTTCCGCATTCATGATACTGATCATTGGGAGGCTCCGGCCACAGGACAAGGTGCAGGTATGACAGAAGTCCCTCGCGGTTCTCTGGGTCACTTTATCAAAGTAGGGGATCATAAGATTGAGAACTATCAAATGGTCGTTCCGACTACTTGGAATTTTTCTCCAAGAGATGATAAAGGGGTCCGTGGTCCAGTGGAGGAAGCACTAATAGGCGTCCCGGTTCCCGACCTTGAGAATCCAGTCAACATTGTCCGAGTAGTACGCTCTTATGACCCTTGTCTGGCTTGTGCGATCCATCTCATCCATCCGGAAACAAACAATATTAAAAAATTCCAGATCGGCTGGTAA
- a CDS encoding hydrogenase small subunit encodes MGNFDLLNVKGVSRRDFIKLVAATTAALGLPELIVPKAASALEQALKKPPVIWLEGMDCTGCTESAISTLNPSPAELILDMLSIRYHETIMAASGHTSEEAYQATLKENFVLVVEGSCPSKEDRFCMVGGRPFRKILIEAAQKAQVIIAIGSCASEGAGIPGACATGAVGVAELLRNEGINKPVINLPCCPVKPTTLIGTILYYLTYQKAPALDSQNRPIAYYGSLLHDNCPRRGHFENGNYLTDWNDPIQKEYCLILKGCKGPKTYTDCAQVWWNDNANFCINAGSPCSGCSEKDFYNGFSPLYAKQEIFKLPGIGHVDADTVGFVVGGAAAIGLGAHLIATAASGRLGNKDHKEDM; translated from the coding sequence ATGGGTAATTTTGATTTACTCAACGTCAAAGGGGTTTCTCGGCGTGATTTCATAAAATTAGTTGCAGCAACAACAGCAGCCCTAGGCTTACCCGAGCTTATCGTCCCTAAAGCAGCCAGTGCGTTAGAACAAGCACTAAAGAAGCCACCGGTTATCTGGTTGGAAGGGATGGATTGTACCGGTTGTACGGAATCGGCAATTTCTACCCTGAATCCTTCACCCGCTGAACTCATTCTAGATATGCTATCCATACGCTATCATGAAACTATTATGGCTGCATCAGGTCATACATCTGAGGAAGCATACCAGGCAACCTTAAAAGAAAATTTCGTGTTAGTTGTAGAGGGTTCCTGCCCCTCTAAAGAAGACCGGTTCTGCATGGTAGGTGGAAGACCATTCCGTAAAATACTTATTGAAGCTGCTCAAAAAGCCCAAGTGATTATCGCCATTGGAAGCTGCGCTTCTGAAGGTGCCGGTATCCCAGGTGCCTGTGCCACAGGTGCCGTAGGGGTAGCAGAGCTTCTCAGAAACGAGGGAATTAACAAGCCGGTCATAAATCTTCCCTGTTGCCCAGTTAAACCTACAACTTTAATTGGCACTATTCTATATTACCTAACCTACCAAAAGGCACCAGCCCTGGATTCCCAAAATCGTCCGATAGCTTACTATGGCTCTTTACTGCATGACAACTGTCCTCGACGCGGTCACTTTGAAAACGGAAACTACCTTACAGACTGGAATGATCCGATTCAAAAGGAGTATTGCCTGATCTTAAAGGGCTGCAAAGGTCCAAAAACATACACTGACTGTGCACAAGTATGGTGGAACGACAATGCCAACTTCTGCATTAATGCAGGATCTCCATGTTCCGGATGTTCAGAAAAAGACTTTTATAATGGATTTAGTCCTTTATATGCTAAACAAGAGATCTTTAAGCTGCCGGGAATTGGCCATGTTGACGCTGATACCGTAGGGTTCGTTGTTGGCGGGGCCGCGGCAATAGGACTGGGAGCACATTTAATTGCCACAGCAGCAAGCGGAAGATTGGGCAACAAGGATCATAAGGAGGACATGTAA